In one window of Vibrio sp. DW001 DNA:
- a CDS encoding response regulator, giving the protein MISVALVDDHVMVRSGFTQLLSVESDITVVGEYSSAKEAFNALPLIAHLDVAVIDISMPDESGLSLLARLKHINPELKAIVLSIYDSASFVSKAIDAGALGYLSKRCGPGELVTAIRTVSNGDRYLCADALFNLSNAGAPSSALNELTKREKEIFEHLIQGRDVKEVAFDLSLSHKTVHVHRANILSKLSLSNNVDLIRFAIRNKLLPE; this is encoded by the coding sequence ATGATATCTGTTGCCCTAGTTGATGATCATGTCATGGTGCGATCAGGCTTTACCCAGTTGTTGAGTGTCGAATCGGACATCACTGTTGTTGGCGAATATAGCTCAGCCAAAGAGGCATTTAATGCCCTACCTTTAATCGCACATTTAGATGTTGCGGTAATTGATATCTCTATGCCCGATGAAAGTGGCTTGTCTCTGCTTGCCCGTTTGAAACACATTAACCCTGAGCTAAAGGCGATTGTGCTGAGCATCTATGATTCTGCCTCTTTTGTGAGCAAAGCAATTGATGCCGGTGCATTGGGTTACCTATCTAAGCGTTGCGGACCTGGGGAACTGGTTACCGCTATTCGTACCGTCTCAAATGGCGATCGCTATCTGTGTGCTGATGCTCTGTTCAACCTAAGCAACGCTGGAGCTCCATCCTCTGCACTGAATGAGTTGACCAAGCGAGAAAAAGAGATCTTTGAACACCTTATACAAGGAAGAGATGTCAAAGAAGTTGCCTTCGATCTTTCCCTAAGCCATAAAACGGTGCATGTACATCGTGCGAATATTCTAAGCAAGCTCTCTCTCTCTAATAACGTTGACCTAATTCGCTTTGCGATTAGAAATAAACTCTTACCTGAATGA
- the uhpB gene encoding signal transduction histidine-protein kinase/phosphatase UhpB, translated as MRSSIEHIGNHTFTSIFTFVIYSVTWFCLWSVSGYLVTDIHTAGLFLPVGLRLAVLLIMPIKYWWVILFSELCITVGIVQVLELNQSDFLLLLAPFISGALIRPIQAWWKRLETYWQQLLGLLVVIIINAFLQACAILLLSKPLGLSLNLMYSTTIASLTGGIILAPFFYLLHDYLNRKVWVPLSPTLIHKEVTLRPSAFLWMSLFFCIGLIAELSFKQQMASLLLIIVLLPNIFMAYRYGWQGGVLSAVMNSILLTMAKKVMGSFATYEEMQLFLTTQALVGLGLGIAISRQYLLSEKLKRVIHELAHELSVKQELARQLVHVEEDIRKSVARELHDEIGQNITAIQIQATLANRTAKEDNTRQIATAINDLAFKVHSATRHLLSQLRPHILDELGLESALQQLANEMKFSERSVDFRLNIGFDTEQLDEVTSVTIYRIVQELINNATKHSQATEVNLTFLPGSLFSMEYRDNGIGLPANWRTKGTGLKGLQERVTALGGSLTIDGELGTRVLVNLPTKKQNEPAS; from the coding sequence ATGAGGAGTTCGATAGAACACATTGGTAACCACACATTTACCAGCATATTTACCTTCGTAATCTATAGCGTTACTTGGTTCTGCTTGTGGAGTGTTAGTGGTTATCTGGTAACGGATATTCACACTGCGGGGCTTTTTCTGCCCGTTGGCTTAAGGTTGGCAGTACTATTAATAATGCCTATCAAGTATTGGTGGGTCATCCTATTCAGTGAGTTATGCATTACCGTTGGAATTGTTCAAGTATTAGAGCTTAATCAATCCGACTTTTTATTGCTCCTTGCGCCCTTTATAAGTGGTGCATTAATACGCCCTATTCAGGCTTGGTGGAAGCGATTAGAAACCTATTGGCAACAACTGCTTGGTTTGTTGGTTGTTATCATCATCAATGCATTTTTACAGGCTTGCGCAATTCTACTGTTGAGCAAACCTCTGGGTCTATCCCTCAATCTCATGTACAGCACCACCATTGCTTCCCTGACTGGGGGTATTATCCTTGCACCATTCTTTTACCTGTTGCATGACTATTTAAACCGAAAGGTTTGGGTTCCGCTCTCCCCTACTCTTATCCATAAAGAAGTCACATTAAGGCCATCGGCCTTTTTGTGGATGTCTCTGTTTTTCTGCATCGGCCTAATTGCTGAACTCAGCTTTAAACAGCAGATGGCGTCACTGCTTTTGATCATTGTTCTGCTGCCAAATATTTTTATGGCTTACCGATACGGTTGGCAAGGTGGCGTCCTTTCGGCAGTGATGAACAGTATCTTGCTCACCATGGCGAAGAAGGTGATGGGTTCATTTGCCACATACGAAGAGATGCAGCTTTTTTTGACCACTCAGGCGCTCGTTGGCTTAGGATTGGGTATTGCCATTAGCCGCCAATATCTTCTATCCGAGAAGCTCAAAAGGGTCATCCACGAACTCGCGCATGAATTGTCAGTAAAACAAGAGCTCGCTCGCCAATTGGTGCATGTCGAAGAGGATATTCGCAAGTCGGTTGCGCGTGAGTTGCATGACGAAATAGGCCAGAACATTACCGCGATTCAAATACAAGCCACCCTTGCAAATAGAACCGCGAAGGAAGACAACACAAGACAGATTGCCACGGCAATCAACGATCTGGCTTTTAAGGTCCACAGCGCGACCCGTCATTTGCTGTCTCAATTGAGACCACACATACTCGATGAACTCGGATTAGAAAGTGCGCTGCAACAACTCGCCAATGAAATGAAGTTCTCGGAGCGCAGCGTCGATTTCAGACTAAATATTGGGTTTGATACTGAACAACTGGATGAGGTCACCTCCGTAACTATCTATCGCATTGTGCAAGAGCTCATCAACAACGCAACCAAGCACTCTCAAGCGACAGAAGTGAACCTTACCTTTTTACCTGGCTCTCTATTTAGCATGGAATATAGAGATAACGGCATTGGCTTACCCGCGAACTGGCGAACGAAAGGGACGGGCTTAAAAGGGCTACAAGAACGTGTCACTGCGCTTGGCGGAAGCTTAACTATCGACGGAGAACTCGGTACTCGGGTATTGGTTAATCTGCCCACAAAGAAACAGAATGAACCAGCATCATAA
- the uhpC gene encoding MFS transporter family glucose-6-phosphate receptor UhpC has product MFGMLSQKQPATLITDKQTIDSTYKYWRLHLMLSMYVGYGVFYFTRKSLNFSMPVMLTDLGWEPSDIGMIATVYYITYGTSKFLSGMISDQSNPRYFMGFGLIASGVINILFGLSSSLTVMVILWMLNAFFQSWGWPACAKLLTTWYSRSERGFWWSLWNTCINVSGALLPILIGFIAITWGWRYGFIVPGIIAIVVGLILSFRMQDKPTTLGLPTVGDWRDDPLEKQQEEEGKNLPFKTIIKTYVLGNKYIWLLCSSYLLVYIVRIAVNDWGSLYLVERHHVDLLTANTAVSMFEVGGFLGSLLGGWGSDKFFHGNRAPMNLIFALGIFISVAALWLTPINNIYVLSGCLFSIGFFIFGPQMMIGMAAAECSHKNLAGTATGFVGLFGYLGAALAGYPLSIVIEQFQWEGFFTVVTFAAAAVGMLLIPFLRAQQRTVETNSV; this is encoded by the coding sequence ATGTTTGGCATGTTGTCTCAAAAACAACCCGCAACGCTGATAACAGATAAACAGACTATCGATTCTACTTACAAGTATTGGCGATTGCATTTGATGCTGTCCATGTATGTTGGGTACGGTGTTTTTTATTTCACGCGTAAGAGTTTAAATTTCAGCATGCCCGTGATGCTCACTGATCTAGGTTGGGAACCTTCAGATATCGGTATGATTGCCACTGTCTATTACATCACCTACGGCACATCCAAATTTCTGTCAGGGATGATCAGTGACCAATCAAACCCTCGTTATTTTATGGGCTTCGGTTTGATAGCGTCTGGTGTGATCAATATTTTATTTGGCTTGAGTTCATCACTCACGGTTATGGTTATCTTATGGATGCTCAACGCGTTTTTTCAAAGCTGGGGCTGGCCTGCGTGCGCTAAACTGCTTACCACATGGTACTCCCGCTCCGAAAGGGGGTTCTGGTGGTCTCTGTGGAATACCTGTATCAACGTAAGTGGCGCATTGCTGCCTATTTTAATTGGTTTCATTGCCATCACTTGGGGCTGGCGCTATGGGTTTATTGTGCCCGGAATCATCGCCATTGTAGTGGGGTTAATCCTATCTTTTCGAATGCAAGACAAACCCACCACGCTTGGTTTACCTACGGTCGGAGACTGGCGCGATGACCCGCTAGAAAAGCAGCAGGAAGAGGAAGGGAAAAACCTACCGTTTAAAACAATCATTAAAACCTACGTGTTAGGCAATAAGTACATCTGGTTGCTGTGCAGCTCTTATCTATTGGTTTACATCGTCAGAATTGCGGTAAATGACTGGGGCAGTTTATATTTGGTCGAACGGCATCACGTTGATTTACTGACCGCCAATACGGCCGTTTCCATGTTTGAAGTGGGTGGGTTTTTAGGATCATTGCTCGGCGGTTGGGGATCCGATAAATTTTTCCACGGCAACCGTGCGCCGATGAATCTCATTTTCGCCTTAGGCATTTTTATCTCGGTTGCCGCGTTATGGCTAACCCCTATCAATAATATCTATGTACTCTCTGGATGCTTGTTCTCTATCGGGTTCTTTATCTTTGGCCCACAAATGATGATTGGCATGGCGGCGGCCGAGTGCTCTCACAAAAACCTAGCCGGGACAGCAACGGGTTTTGTTGGCCTGTTCGGTTACCTAGGTGCCGCGCTGGCAGGATATCCACTTTCCATTGTTATTGAACAATTTCAGTGGGAAGGATTCTTTACGGTGGTCACATTTGCGGCCGCCGCTGTTGGTATGTTGTTGATTCCATTCTTACGGGCACAACAGAGAACCGTTGAAACCAATAGCGTTTAA
- a CDS encoding ABC transporter substrate-binding protein: MKGNIKRHLLAACILGSTALAAPQVMAEGRLVIYCSATNAMCEAETKAFSEKYDVKTSFVRNGSGSTLAKIQAERKNPRADVWYGGTLDPQSQAGEMDLLTPYKSAELENIIPEFKDPAKRKGNYSSAVYMGILGFGVNTKRLAEKGLEIPRCWEDLTKPEYKDEIQIADPQSSGTAYTALATFIQLWGEDKAFEYFKSLDKNISQYTKSGVTPSRNSARGEIAIGIGFLHDYSLEQSQGAPLELISPCEGTGYEIGGVSMIKGARNEENAKLFIDWVLSKEGQQLAWQKGKSFQILTNVDAEQSPYALDPKKLDLINYDMNTYGASDTRKRLIKKWVNVVKMGE, encoded by the coding sequence ATGAAAGGTAATATTAAACGCCATCTCTTAGCCGCTTGTATCTTAGGTTCTACTGCGCTTGCTGCTCCGCAAGTTATGGCTGAAGGTCGTTTGGTTATTTACTGCAGTGCGACAAACGCAATGTGTGAAGCCGAAACCAAAGCATTCTCTGAGAAATATGATGTGAAAACATCTTTCGTTCGAAATGGTTCGGGTAGTACCCTTGCCAAAATTCAAGCAGAACGTAAAAACCCAAGAGCAGATGTATGGTATGGCGGTACGTTGGATCCTCAATCTCAAGCAGGTGAAATGGATCTACTTACTCCGTATAAATCCGCTGAACTTGAGAACATCATTCCAGAATTTAAAGACCCTGCAAAACGCAAAGGTAACTACTCTTCTGCCGTTTATATGGGTATTTTAGGTTTCGGTGTAAACACCAAGCGTTTAGCTGAAAAAGGTTTAGAGATTCCACGCTGTTGGGAAGATTTGACTAAGCCAGAATACAAAGATGAAATTCAGATTGCTGATCCACAAAGTTCTGGTACTGCTTATACTGCACTCGCCACTTTTATCCAGCTTTGGGGTGAAGATAAAGCATTTGAATACTTCAAAAGCTTAGACAAAAATATCTCTCAATATACCAAATCTGGTGTGACTCCTTCTCGTAACTCAGCTCGTGGCGAAATCGCTATTGGTATCGGTTTCCTTCACGATTACTCTCTAGAGCAATCGCAAGGCGCGCCTTTAGAGCTTATCTCTCCTTGTGAGGGTACTGGTTATGAAATTGGTGGTGTAAGTATGATTAAAGGTGCTCGTAACGAAGAGAACGCCAAATTATTCATCGACTGGGTACTGTCTAAAGAAGGCCAGCAACTTGCATGGCAGAAAGGTAAGTCTTTCCAAATCTTAACGAATGTTGACGCAGAACAATCTCCTTATGCGCTTGACCCTAAGAAACTGGATCTTATCAACTACGACATGAACACTTACGGGGCGTCTGATACACGTAAGCGCCTAATCAAGAAGTGGGTAAACGTCGTTAAAATGGGCGAATAA